From one Microbacterium aurum genomic stretch:
- a CDS encoding helix-turn-helix domain-containing protein, with translation MRREIEYQWRIRELMARQHITSSTQLVEPLRERGITLSASQVYRLVAQDPERIAFKVLVALCDILHCEVNDLVTFTAADARTIRQKRVANGDPGVPDLRNYRPVRARVTRDDG, from the coding sequence ATGAGACGCGAGATCGAGTACCAGTGGCGAATCCGCGAGCTGATGGCCAGACAGCACATCACCAGCAGCACCCAGCTCGTCGAACCGCTTCGCGAGCGAGGAATCACATTGTCGGCCTCGCAGGTCTACCGCTTGGTGGCACAGGACCCGGAACGGATCGCGTTCAAGGTTCTCGTGGCGCTGTGCGACATCCTGCATTGCGAGGTGAACGATCTAGTGACCTTCACCGCGGCAGACGCCCGCACCATCCGCCAGAAGCGCGTCGCGAACGGCGATCCAGGCGTTCCCGACCTGCGCAACTACCGGCCCGTCCGCGCCCGCGTCACCCGAGACGATGGCTAG
- a CDS encoding tyrosine-type recombinase/integrase, protein MRTSRSVVFRLCDSAGKFPWEWNVGDATDWFDHLRSVRGLAQSTLRAYQGMIEAFCDFATSPAYDWSVRSAQMFGQVFSQVVNEFNRITHSQTNEAKPEKRAFTEDELQQLFDLLDVEYVRVLESGRSGALTVLRDAAACKIAYGWGLRVTEVRRLQIVDFSANARTPYFGDFGNLHVRFGKAKAGQVFKPRNVLTVWQWAAEVAEDWTNNVLPRYGEPLTDLFPTNTGSVVSANHLWQRISDCVDELGFPPGLDFHSLRRSYATHLLTSYRYDIKFIQMQLGHEHAATTSIYTLPAADFQIAELARVHREMLEATGTAVALPKRKLRLPPRPPLPPNRKKNRGAS, encoded by the coding sequence GTGCGCACGAGTCGTTCGGTGGTGTTCCGCCTGTGTGACTCGGCGGGCAAGTTCCCCTGGGAGTGGAACGTGGGCGACGCGACCGACTGGTTCGATCATCTTCGTTCGGTTCGAGGGTTGGCACAGTCCACGCTGCGCGCGTATCAGGGCATGATCGAGGCATTCTGCGACTTCGCGACGAGCCCGGCGTACGACTGGAGCGTGCGCTCGGCTCAGATGTTCGGCCAGGTTTTCTCGCAGGTCGTCAACGAATTCAACCGGATCACGCACTCACAGACCAACGAGGCCAAACCCGAGAAGCGGGCATTCACTGAGGACGAGCTCCAGCAGCTCTTCGACCTCCTCGACGTGGAGTACGTGCGCGTGCTCGAGTCCGGGCGCAGCGGCGCCCTGACGGTGCTCAGAGACGCCGCGGCCTGCAAGATCGCGTACGGGTGGGGGCTCCGCGTCACCGAGGTCCGGCGGCTGCAGATCGTTGACTTCTCCGCGAACGCTCGCACACCCTACTTCGGCGACTTCGGCAACCTGCACGTGCGATTCGGGAAGGCGAAGGCCGGCCAGGTGTTCAAGCCGCGAAACGTGCTGACGGTGTGGCAGTGGGCCGCCGAGGTCGCCGAGGACTGGACGAACAACGTCCTCCCCCGCTACGGCGAACCGCTCACTGATCTGTTTCCCACCAACACAGGCAGCGTGGTGTCGGCGAACCACCTCTGGCAACGGATCAGCGATTGCGTCGACGAGCTTGGCTTTCCTCCGGGACTCGATTTCCACTCGCTGCGCCGTTCGTATGCGACGCATCTGCTCACGTCCTATCGGTACGACATCAAGTTCATCCAGATGCAGCTCGGACACGAGCACGCTGCGACAACGTCGATCTACACCCTCCCGGCGGCCGATTTCCAGATCGCCGAGCTCGCCCGAGTGCACCGGGAGATGCTCGAGGCGACCGGCACCGCGGTCGCCTTGCCGAAGCGAAAGCTCAGGCTTCCGCCGCGGCCGCCGCTCCCACCCAACCGCAAGAAGAATCGGGGCGCATCATGA
- a CDS encoding HNH endonuclease signature motif containing protein, which produces MEEVFASVPSSDGDIAVLAEIVADVEAVQAQLTAAQVAEMRALARAGRLAEKQAAGSRDTVRVHDMALRSIAAELGGAARVTDRTMQTRIGEARLIVEGYPAALAAWEAGRITRGHVRAIVDAGTVVPVSRRGEYEAAAIERCLHDTPNRVRPGLEILAERTAERSFTDRHRDAATGRKVRLIPGRDGMSTVIADVPTVIGDGILDRLTQQAQTIIDTRDHTGLDPDARDRRSIDEVRADVFADLLLAGAPALDPTATGDAPGTLGTIRAHVQVIVPALTLLGADDGPADLVGRSPIDADTARCLAANTPTWARILTEPVDGTVLAVDRYRTPWPQRRFLQARDQHCRWPGCRRAAIRCEIDHTIDAAKGGPTALWNLAHLCQRHHSMKQFTPWKVRQLSGGVLEWTSPTGRIYREDAPAPPVAFIPAYTGDAPF; this is translated from the coding sequence ATGGAAGAGGTGTTCGCGTCGGTCCCGAGCAGTGATGGTGACATCGCCGTGCTCGCGGAGATCGTCGCGGATGTCGAGGCGGTGCAGGCGCAGCTGACGGCCGCGCAAGTCGCCGAGATGCGCGCGCTCGCGCGTGCGGGCCGGCTCGCGGAGAAGCAGGCCGCCGGCTCCCGCGACACGGTGCGGGTGCATGACATGGCGTTGCGGTCGATCGCGGCGGAGCTCGGCGGGGCCGCGCGGGTCACCGATCGGACGATGCAGACCCGGATCGGTGAGGCCCGCCTGATCGTGGAGGGATACCCGGCCGCTCTCGCGGCGTGGGAGGCCGGGCGGATCACCCGCGGACACGTCCGCGCGATCGTCGACGCCGGAACGGTCGTCCCGGTGTCACGGCGCGGCGAGTACGAAGCCGCAGCAATCGAACGGTGCCTGCACGACACCCCGAACCGTGTCCGCCCCGGGCTGGAGATCCTCGCCGAACGCACCGCGGAACGCTCCTTCACCGACCGTCACCGGGACGCCGCGACCGGCCGGAAAGTCCGCCTCATCCCCGGACGGGACGGCATGTCCACGGTCATCGCCGACGTCCCCACCGTCATCGGCGACGGCATCCTCGACCGCCTCACCCAGCAAGCACAGACCATCATCGACACCCGCGACCACACCGGTCTCGATCCGGATGCGCGGGACCGCCGCAGCATCGACGAGGTCCGAGCCGACGTGTTCGCCGACCTCCTCCTCGCCGGCGCCCCCGCCCTCGACCCGACCGCGACCGGCGACGCCCCCGGAACCCTCGGCACCATCCGCGCGCACGTGCAGGTCATCGTCCCCGCCCTCACCCTCCTCGGCGCCGACGACGGACCCGCCGACCTCGTCGGACGCTCCCCCATCGACGCCGACACCGCACGCTGCCTCGCCGCGAACACCCCCACCTGGGCGCGCATACTCACCGAACCCGTCGACGGCACCGTCCTCGCCGTCGACCGCTACCGCACCCCCTGGCCCCAACGCCGCTTCCTCCAAGCCCGCGACCAGCACTGCCGATGGCCCGGATGCCGGCGCGCCGCCATCCGCTGCGAAATCGACCACACCATCGACGCCGCCAAAGGCGGCCCCACCGCCCTATGGAACCTCGCCCACCTCTGCCAACGACACCACTCGATGAAGCAGTTCACACCCTGGAAAGTCCGACAACTGTCGGGTGGGGTCCTGGAATGGACCTCGCCGACCGGACGGATCTACCGCGAAGACGCCCCCGCACCACCCGTCGCCTTCATCCCGGCATACACCGGCGACGCACCCTTCTGA
- a CDS encoding AEC family transporter gives MLDTLTGFVVVGVAIALGWILGRIDLLGPHARHVLSRLTFFVLSPCLLFVVLAQADVHTLFSALLPVSAIAAVAVFIVYAVVARFVWRRGVAETLIGTLSAGQVNSNNIGIPLSLYLLGSAAYPAPVILLQLLVFTPVTMAIFEAVTSGQRRAIPILRRTVTNPIVVGSVLGVLVSLSGIRLPPIALDPLQLIADACVPVLLISYGISLHGQRILGPSGRRRDILLASALKLAAMPLVAWVVAAFVFHLSPHDVLIVTVLAALPTAQNVFNYAQRFDVGETIARDTVFLTTVGCVPVLLLIVTLLG, from the coding sequence ATGCTGGACACGCTCACCGGGTTCGTCGTGGTGGGCGTCGCGATCGCACTGGGCTGGATCCTCGGACGCATCGATCTGCTGGGTCCGCACGCGCGGCACGTGCTCAGCCGCCTCACCTTCTTCGTCCTCTCGCCGTGCCTGCTCTTCGTCGTGCTCGCGCAGGCCGACGTGCACACCCTCTTCTCCGCGCTCCTGCCCGTCTCCGCGATCGCAGCCGTCGCCGTGTTCATCGTCTACGCCGTCGTCGCCCGCTTCGTCTGGCGCCGGGGCGTCGCCGAGACCCTCATCGGAACACTGTCGGCGGGCCAGGTCAACTCCAACAACATCGGCATCCCCCTCTCGCTCTACCTGCTCGGCAGCGCCGCGTACCCCGCCCCGGTGATCCTGCTGCAGCTGCTCGTGTTTACCCCGGTCACGATGGCGATCTTCGAGGCGGTCACCAGCGGACAGCGCCGCGCGATTCCGATCCTTCGGCGCACCGTCACCAACCCGATCGTCGTCGGCTCCGTGCTCGGCGTCCTCGTCTCCCTCTCCGGCATCCGCCTCCCGCCGATCGCCCTCGATCCGCTCCAGCTCATCGCCGACGCCTGCGTGCCCGTGCTGCTGATCAGCTACGGCATCTCGCTGCACGGTCAGCGCATCCTCGGCCCCTCCGGGCGACGCCGCGACATCCTGCTCGCGTCGGCGCTCAAGCTCGCGGCCATGCCCCTCGTCGCCTGGGTCGTCGCCGCGTTCGTCTTCCACCTCTCGCCGCACGATGTCCTCATCGTCACGGTGCTCGCCGCGCTGCCGACCGCGCAGAACGTCTTCAACTACGCACAGCGCTTCGACGTCGGCGAGACGATCGCCCGCGACACCGTCTTCCTCACCACCGTCGGCTGCGTCCCGGTCCTCCTCCTGATCGTCACCCTGCTCGGGTGA
- a CDS encoding HdeD family acid-resistance protein: MTAEPSLEKTATNGIRIALGIGGVLSVILGILIVVWPGKTAMVVTAIIAIYAIIAGLVYAGLGIFSKQSGVWSRIGHIVLGVLFVIAGIVAFSNLGLTAVALATFLGILVGIMWIIEGVVALSTLGDAPSKGWTVFFAIISIIAGVVLLFSPLWGAVVLWWLLGIWAIVLGIIQIFRAFSFGK; encoded by the coding sequence ATGACCGCTGAACCCTCCCTCGAGAAGACCGCCACCAACGGCATCCGGATCGCTCTCGGTATCGGTGGCGTGCTCTCCGTCATCCTCGGCATCCTCATCGTGGTCTGGCCCGGCAAGACGGCGATGGTCGTGACCGCGATCATCGCGATCTACGCGATCATCGCCGGACTCGTGTACGCCGGTCTCGGCATCTTCAGCAAGCAAAGCGGCGTCTGGTCGCGCATCGGGCACATCGTGCTCGGCGTGCTGTTCGTCATCGCCGGCATCGTGGCCTTCTCGAACCTCGGCCTCACCGCCGTCGCGCTGGCCACGTTCCTCGGCATCCTCGTCGGCATCATGTGGATCATCGAGGGTGTCGTGGCACTGTCGACCCTCGGCGACGCCCCCTCCAAGGGATGGACGGTCTTCTTCGCCATCATCTCGATCATCGCCGGCGTTGTGCTGCTCTTCTCGCCGCTGTGGGGCGCCGTCGTCCTGTGGTGGCTGCTGGGCATCTGGGCGATCGTCCTCGGCATCATCCAGATCTTCCGCGCCTTCTCGTTCGGCAAGTAA
- a CDS encoding SDR family oxidoreductase produces MTQPIPAGTLTGRTALVTGSSRGIGADTARYLAEGGANVVINFRNKAPRAEKLAAQLRELGVEVLVVGADLTDEASVAAMMAAVEETFGSLDLLVLNASGGMESGMGEDYALVLNRDAQLNVLDAALPLLPDGGRVVFVTSHQAHFIRTTPTMPEYEPVALSKRAGEDALRERIPALAEQGVGFVVVSGDMIEGTITATLLERANPGAIAGRRESAGKLYNVSEFAAEVALAAVEPIPADNTRLVGDVSSFGGE; encoded by the coding sequence ATGACCCAGCCCATTCCCGCCGGAACTCTCACCGGAAGGACGGCGCTCGTCACCGGCTCCTCGCGCGGCATCGGCGCCGACACGGCGCGCTACCTGGCCGAGGGCGGGGCGAACGTCGTCATCAACTTCCGCAACAAGGCGCCGCGGGCCGAGAAGCTCGCCGCACAGCTGCGAGAGCTGGGCGTCGAGGTGCTCGTCGTGGGCGCCGACCTCACCGACGAGGCGTCGGTCGCCGCCATGATGGCGGCCGTGGAGGAGACCTTCGGCTCCCTCGACCTGCTCGTGCTGAACGCGTCCGGCGGCATGGAGAGCGGCATGGGGGAGGACTACGCCCTCGTGCTCAACCGCGACGCGCAGCTGAACGTCCTCGACGCCGCGCTTCCCCTCCTTCCCGACGGCGGGCGCGTCGTGTTCGTCACGAGCCACCAGGCGCACTTCATCCGCACGACCCCGACGATGCCGGAGTACGAGCCGGTCGCGCTGTCCAAGCGTGCCGGCGAGGACGCGCTGCGCGAGCGCATCCCGGCGCTGGCCGAGCAGGGCGTCGGGTTCGTCGTCGTCTCCGGTGACATGATCGAGGGCACCATCACCGCTACGCTGCTCGAGCGCGCCAATCCCGGCGCGATCGCGGGGCGCCGGGAGTCGGCCGGCAAGCTCTACAACGTGTCGGAGTTCGCGGCGGAGGTCGCTCTCGCGGCGGTCGAGCCGATCCCGGCCGACAACACGCGTCTCGTCGGCGACGTGAGTTCGTTCGGCGGGGAGTGA
- a CDS encoding NfeD family protein, whose translation MLPDLTQYMWIAWLVLALLFVIIELLTLEFTFLMLAAGALIGGLGVNLLGGEWWLQVLAAAAVSALLLFTIRPLLLRALHRSSRLHPTNVDALYGMSARVTSPFVDGRGSVRLDNGEQWTAEIPDSVAVPEPGSRVVVTAVRGATVEVAPAAVTPERSTD comes from the coding sequence ATGTTGCCGGATCTGACGCAGTACATGTGGATCGCCTGGCTCGTGCTCGCGCTGCTGTTCGTCATCATTGAGCTGCTGACACTCGAGTTCACCTTCCTCATGCTCGCCGCGGGCGCCCTCATCGGCGGCCTCGGCGTCAACCTCCTCGGCGGTGAGTGGTGGCTGCAGGTGCTCGCCGCTGCGGCCGTGTCGGCGCTGCTGCTATTCACCATCCGCCCGCTGCTGCTGCGCGCCCTGCATCGGTCCTCGCGGCTGCATCCGACCAACGTCGACGCGCTGTACGGCATGTCCGCGCGCGTGACGTCGCCGTTCGTCGACGGCCGCGGCTCCGTGCGGCTGGACAACGGCGAGCAGTGGACCGCGGAGATCCCCGATTCCGTCGCCGTGCCCGAACCGGGCTCGCGCGTCGTCGTCACCGCCGTCCGCGGCGCCACCGTCGAGGTCGCGCCCGCAGCCGTCACCCCGGAAAGGAGCACCGACTGA
- a CDS encoding SPFH domain-containing protein, giving the protein MVDVGAFVGQIFVVVLLIVIAIFVIVVIFRSIRIIPQAYSGVVERLGRYQRTLSPGLNLLVPFIDRLRPLVDMREQVVSFPPQPVITEDNLVVSIDTVVYFQVTDARAATYEIANYLSAVEQLTTTTLRNVVGGLNLEEALTSRDNINGQLRVVLDEATGKWGLRVSRVELKAIDPPHSIQDSMEKQMRAERDRRAAILTAEGSKQSQILEAEGRRQAAILGAEGDKQAAVLRAQGEAEAIQMVFHAIHAGAPDEKLLAYQYLQTLPKIAESPSSKLWIVPSELTQALQGIGEAFAGRAPAGRAPTSGADGVPAPAGPPAAPAATSAPSGTLSEAANAAVAAAREAASAADDIASEATDRLS; this is encoded by the coding sequence ATGGTCGACGTCGGAGCGTTCGTCGGACAGATCTTCGTGGTCGTCCTCCTCATCGTCATCGCGATCTTCGTGATCGTGGTGATCTTCCGCTCGATCCGCATCATTCCGCAGGCCTATTCGGGCGTCGTCGAGCGTCTGGGGCGCTATCAGCGCACCCTCTCCCCCGGCCTGAACCTGCTGGTGCCGTTCATCGACCGGCTGCGTCCCCTCGTCGACATGCGCGAGCAGGTCGTCTCGTTCCCGCCGCAGCCGGTGATCACCGAGGACAACCTCGTCGTCTCGATCGACACCGTCGTCTACTTCCAGGTGACGGATGCCCGGGCCGCGACCTATGAGATCGCGAACTACCTGAGCGCCGTCGAGCAGCTGACCACCACCACTCTCCGCAACGTCGTCGGCGGTCTCAACCTCGAAGAGGCGCTCACCAGTCGCGACAACATCAACGGCCAGCTGCGCGTCGTCCTCGACGAGGCCACCGGCAAGTGGGGCCTGCGCGTCTCGCGCGTGGAGCTGAAGGCGATCGATCCGCCCCACTCCATCCAGGACTCCATGGAGAAGCAGATGCGCGCCGAGCGCGACCGCCGCGCCGCCATCCTCACGGCGGAGGGGTCGAAGCAGTCGCAGATCCTGGAGGCCGAGGGCCGGCGCCAGGCGGCGATCCTCGGCGCCGAGGGCGACAAGCAGGCCGCGGTGCTGCGCGCGCAGGGCGAGGCGGAGGCCATCCAGATGGTCTTCCACGCGATCCACGCCGGCGCGCCCGACGAGAAGCTCCTGGCCTATCAGTACCTGCAGACGCTGCCGAAGATCGCCGAGAGCCCCTCCAGCAAGCTCTGGATCGTCCCCAGCGAGCTGACCCAGGCGCTGCAGGGCATCGGCGAAGCCTTCGCCGGCCGTGCGCCCGCCGGCCGCGCGCCGACATCCGGTGCCGACGGCGTCCCCGCTCCCGCCGGTCCCCCCGCCGCGCCCGCGGCGACGTCCGCACCGTCCGGCACTCTCAGCGAGGCGGCGAACGCCGCCGTGGCGGCCGCGCGCGAGGCGGCATCCGCTGCCGACGACATCGCGTCCGAGGCGACCGACCGCCTCTCGTGA
- a CDS encoding glycerophosphodiester phosphodiesterase family protein: MTHPWFSASPAPRVLAHRGFVPPDADGVVENTLAAFAAAHGAGAAYVESDCHVTSDGVVVLFHDDHLTRITGDPRPVADVRHAELSRIMADRGGLLTAADALDAFPTLRFNLDVKVAAAALPLGRIIAPHADRVLVTSFSDSRRRTALEAAHRAGGRPATSAGQATIVRMLGAVASGSRVLVRRALRGIDAVQVPERRGALRIVTPRLVRAAHAAGVEVHVWTVNDPAAMTRLLDLGVDGLVSDRADLALRAVAARR, from the coding sequence GTGACGCACCCGTGGTTCTCGGCGAGCCCGGCGCCGCGCGTCCTCGCCCACCGCGGGTTCGTGCCGCCGGACGCTGACGGGGTCGTCGAGAACACCCTCGCCGCCTTCGCGGCCGCTCACGGCGCCGGGGCCGCCTACGTCGAGTCGGACTGCCATGTCACCTCCGACGGCGTCGTCGTGCTCTTCCACGACGACCATCTCACCCGTATCACTGGAGACCCCCGGCCCGTCGCCGACGTGCGCCACGCCGAGCTGTCGCGCATCATGGCCGACCGCGGCGGCCTGCTCACCGCCGCCGACGCCCTCGACGCGTTTCCGACGCTGCGCTTCAACCTCGACGTGAAAGTGGCCGCCGCCGCCCTGCCGCTCGGACGCATCATCGCACCGCACGCCGACCGGGTGCTCGTCACGAGCTTCTCCGACAGCCGCCGCCGCACCGCGCTGGAGGCCGCCCACCGCGCGGGAGGACGCCCCGCCACCTCGGCCGGGCAGGCGACGATCGTGCGGATGCTGGGCGCCGTCGCATCCGGTTCGCGTGTCCTCGTGCGGCGCGCACTGCGCGGAATCGACGCCGTCCAGGTGCCCGAGCGGCGCGGCGCGCTGCGCATCGTCACCCCCCGCCTGGTGCGGGCCGCGCACGCCGCCGGCGTCGAGGTGCACGTGTGGACCGTCAACGATCCGGCCGCGATGACGCGCCTGCTCGACCTCGGCGTCGACGGGCTCGTGAGCGATCGCGCCGACCTCGCCTTGCGCGCCGTCGCGGCCCGCCGCTGA
- a CDS encoding RNA polymerase-binding protein RbpA: MADRSLRGIRLGASSLQSEEGVVFHERANHTYVCTQCGRETVMTFAADAELPEAWECRTCGAEAVRRVGDTVVEIDHSGDKVARTHWDMLMERRTIPELEELLEERLALLRARRGAEADARLSA, translated from the coding sequence ATGGCAGATCGCAGCCTGCGCGGCATCCGACTCGGCGCCTCCAGCCTACAGAGCGAGGAAGGCGTCGTGTTCCATGAACGCGCCAACCACACGTACGTCTGCACCCAGTGCGGACGCGAGACCGTTATGACCTTCGCGGCCGACGCCGAGCTGCCCGAGGCCTGGGAGTGCCGCACCTGCGGCGCTGAAGCCGTCCGCCGCGTCGGCGACACGGTTGTCGAGATCGACCACTCCGGCGACAAGGTCGCACGCACCCACTGGGACATGCTGATGGAGCGCCGGACGATCCCCGAACTCGAGGAGCTGCTCGAAGAGCGCCTCGCCCTGCTGCGCGCCCGTCGCGGCGCCGAGGCCGACGCCCGCCTCAGCGCCTGA
- the lnt gene encoding apolipoprotein N-acyltransferase has product MPVRPRPLLPLWAAVLAAAAGGLLLTAAFPASAWWPVVFAAVPLALVSLIGRRGWAAVLVGAVFGAALFFLNLSFTARYLGPVPWIALSSLETALTAVMALPLALAYRWLPRLAPGTLGRLLALPALVAGLWVSREELLGTFPYGGFPWARLAVTQASSPLADVASWTGMSGLSFLIVFACASAVELVRTGRLRAVSTAWRGILPVAVTLVLLLALPQFPTTDAGSIRVGAVQGNGPAGYFDEREPYDVLRAQLAATEPIEDEDLDVLLWPEGGVDADPTANASVARTLDALSARIDAPLLISAVTQRGEQYFNSSLVWQAGADNPTQTYDKRHPVPFGEYVPDRWFFNLLAPDLIGLIQREYTPGTAAPFVDVDGVGVGLAICFDVIYDDVIRDGALAGAEVYMFQTNNADFRGTDENLQQLAFARMRAIEAGRAVVNLSTVGTSQVIGPDGVTVDALPADEPGAMVTDVPLRTGLTPGIVAGAAIQSLLGWGSVVALAVVALLVRRRRGHAEDAGLPVV; this is encoded by the coding sequence GTGCCCGTCCGCCCCCGACCGTTGCTGCCGCTGTGGGCCGCGGTGCTCGCCGCCGCCGCGGGCGGCCTGCTGCTGACGGCGGCATTCCCGGCATCCGCCTGGTGGCCGGTCGTCTTCGCCGCGGTGCCGTTGGCGCTCGTGAGCCTCATCGGCCGTCGGGGCTGGGCGGCGGTGCTCGTGGGTGCGGTGTTCGGGGCGGCGCTGTTCTTCCTGAACCTCTCCTTCACGGCGCGCTACCTCGGCCCGGTGCCGTGGATCGCCCTGTCGTCGCTGGAGACCGCGCTGACGGCGGTCATGGCGCTGCCGCTCGCCCTCGCCTACCGCTGGCTGCCGCGCCTCGCGCCGGGCACGCTGGGGCGTCTGCTGGCGCTTCCGGCGCTCGTGGCCGGGCTGTGGGTCAGCCGCGAGGAGCTGCTCGGCACGTTCCCCTACGGAGGATTCCCGTGGGCACGCCTGGCCGTCACGCAAGCGTCATCGCCGCTCGCCGACGTCGCGTCGTGGACCGGGATGAGCGGACTGTCCTTCCTCATCGTCTTCGCGTGCGCGTCTGCCGTCGAACTCGTACGCACCGGCCGCCTGCGTGCCGTCTCGACGGCGTGGCGCGGCATCCTGCCCGTCGCCGTGACGCTGGTGCTGCTGCTCGCCCTCCCGCAGTTCCCGACGACGGATGCCGGGAGCATCCGCGTCGGCGCGGTGCAGGGCAACGGCCCCGCGGGCTACTTCGACGAACGCGAGCCGTACGACGTGCTGCGTGCGCAGCTGGCGGCGACGGAGCCGATCGAGGACGAGGATCTCGACGTGCTGCTGTGGCCGGAGGGCGGCGTGGACGCCGACCCCACGGCGAACGCGTCGGTGGCACGGACGCTCGACGCGCTGTCGGCGCGGATCGACGCGCCGCTCCTGATCAGCGCGGTCACCCAGCGGGGTGAGCAGTACTTCAACTCGTCACTGGTCTGGCAGGCCGGCGCCGACAATCCGACGCAGACCTACGACAAGCGGCATCCCGTGCCGTTCGGGGAATATGTTCCCGACCGCTGGTTCTTCAACCTCCTGGCCCCCGACCTCATCGGCCTGATCCAGCGGGAGTACACACCAGGCACGGCGGCACCGTTCGTCGATGTCGACGGCGTCGGGGTGGGGCTCGCGATCTGCTTCGACGTCATCTACGACGACGTCATCCGCGACGGCGCTCTCGCCGGCGCGGAGGTCTACATGTTCCAGACCAACAACGCCGACTTCCGCGGCACGGATGAGAACCTGCAGCAGCTGGCGTTCGCGCGGATGCGGGCGATCGAGGCGGGGCGCGCCGTCGTGAATCTGTCCACCGTCGGGACGAGCCAGGTCATCGGCCCCGACGGCGTCACGGTCGACGCGCTGCCGGCAGACGAGCCGGGGGCCATGGTCACCGACGTGCCGTTGCGGACGGGGCTCACGCCGGGAATCGTGGCGGGGGCCGCGATCCAGAGTCTTCTGGGGTGGGGGAGCGTGGTCGCCCTCGCCGTGGTGGCGCTGCTCGTCCGGCGGCGCCGCGGGCACGCCGAAGACGCCGGCCTCCCCGTGGTGTGA